The following are from one region of the Capsicum annuum cultivar UCD-10X-F1 chromosome 1, UCD10Xv1.1, whole genome shotgun sequence genome:
- the LOC107867397 gene encoding 14-3-3-like protein GF14 iota isoform X2: protein MSKEKERETHVYTAKLAEQAERYDEMVESMKKVAKLDAELTVEERNLLSVGYKNVIGARRASWRIMSSIEQKEESKGNDNNVKLIKGYRQKVEEELSKICHDILEIIDKHLIPSSATGEATVFYYKMKGDYYRYLAEFKTDQEKKEASEQSLKGYEAATATANSDLPSTHPIRLGLALNYSVFYYEIMNSPERACHLAKQAFDEAIAELDTLSEESYKDSTLIMQLLRDNLTLWTSDLPEDGAEENMKADEPKAAEPSKKAEEAPHKTEDPPKLLTLASIL from the exons atgtcaaaggaaaaggaaagagaaacTCATGTTTACACGGCTAAGCTCGCTGAACAAGCTGAACGTTATGATG AAATGGTTGAGAGTATGAAGAAAGTTGCAAAACTGGATGCTGAACTGACAGTGGAGGAAAGGAACTTGCTTTCTGTTGGTTACAAGAACGTAATTGGAGCTCGACGGGCTTCATGGCGTATTATGTCTTCGATAGAGCAGAAAGAAGAGTCGAAAGGGAATGACAACAATGTCAAGCTGATAAAGGGCTACAGGCAGAAAGTAGAAGAAGAGTTGTCCAAGATTTGCCATGATATTCTTGAAATCATAGACAAACATCTAATTCCATCTTCTGCCACTGGAGAAGCTACTGTCTTTTATTACAAAAT GAAAGGCGATTATTATCGTTACCTTGCTGAGTTCAAGACTGATCAGGAAAAGAAAGAGGCTTCTGAACAATCATTGAAGGGCTATGAG GCTGCCACTGCCACTGCAAACTCTGATCTGCCTTCAACACATCCGATCAGGCTTGGTCTTGCTTTGAACTACTCTGTATtctactatgagatcatgaattCCCCGGAAAG GGCTTGTCACTTGGCTAAACAAGCTTTCGACGAGGCAATAGCAGAGCTGGACACTTTGAGTGAAGAATCGTACAAAGACAGTACCTTAATAATGCAGCTATTGAGAGACAACCTCACACTGTGGACCTCTGATTTGCCCGAAGACGGAG CTGAAGAGAATATGAAAGCTGATGAACCCAAAGCAGCAGAACCTTCGAAAAAAGCAGAAGAAGCGCCTCATAAAACAGAAGATCCGCCTAAA TTACTCACACTGGCATCAATTTTATAG
- the LOC107867397 gene encoding 14-3-3-like protein GF14 iota isoform X3 has product MSKEKERETHVYTAKLAEQAERYDEMVESMKKVAKLDAELTVEERNLLSVGYKNVIGARRASWRIMSSIEQKEESKGNDNNVKLIKGYRQKVEEELSKICHDILEIIDKHLIPSSATGEATVFYYKMKGDYYRYLAEFKTDQEKKEASEQSLKGYEAATATANSDLPSTHPIRLGLALNYSVFYYEIMNSPERACHLAKQAFDEAIAELDTLSEESYKDSTLIMQLLRDNLTLWTSDLPEDGAEENMKADEPKAAEPSKKAEEAPHKTEDPPKQ; this is encoded by the exons atgtcaaaggaaaaggaaagagaaacTCATGTTTACACGGCTAAGCTCGCTGAACAAGCTGAACGTTATGATG AAATGGTTGAGAGTATGAAGAAAGTTGCAAAACTGGATGCTGAACTGACAGTGGAGGAAAGGAACTTGCTTTCTGTTGGTTACAAGAACGTAATTGGAGCTCGACGGGCTTCATGGCGTATTATGTCTTCGATAGAGCAGAAAGAAGAGTCGAAAGGGAATGACAACAATGTCAAGCTGATAAAGGGCTACAGGCAGAAAGTAGAAGAAGAGTTGTCCAAGATTTGCCATGATATTCTTGAAATCATAGACAAACATCTAATTCCATCTTCTGCCACTGGAGAAGCTACTGTCTTTTATTACAAAAT GAAAGGCGATTATTATCGTTACCTTGCTGAGTTCAAGACTGATCAGGAAAAGAAAGAGGCTTCTGAACAATCATTGAAGGGCTATGAG GCTGCCACTGCCACTGCAAACTCTGATCTGCCTTCAACACATCCGATCAGGCTTGGTCTTGCTTTGAACTACTCTGTATtctactatgagatcatgaattCCCCGGAAAG GGCTTGTCACTTGGCTAAACAAGCTTTCGACGAGGCAATAGCAGAGCTGGACACTTTGAGTGAAGAATCGTACAAAGACAGTACCTTAATAATGCAGCTATTGAGAGACAACCTCACACTGTGGACCTCTGATTTGCCCGAAGACGGAG CTGAAGAGAATATGAAAGCTGATGAACCCAAAGCAGCAGAACCTTCGAAAAAAGCAGAAGAAGCGCCTCATAAAACAGAAGATCCGCCTAAA CAGTAA
- the LOC107867397 gene encoding 14-3-3-like protein GF14 iota isoform X6, whose translation MVESMKKVAKLDAELTVEERNLLSVGYKNVIGARRASWRIMSSIEQKEESKGNDNNVKLIKGYRQKVEEELSKICHDILEIIDKHLIPSSATGEATVFYYKMKGDYYRYLAEFKTDQEKKEASEQSLKGYEAATATANSDLPSTHPIRLGLALNYSVFYYEIMNSPERACHLAKQAFDEAIAELDTLSEESYKDSTLIMQLLRDNLTLWTSDLPEDGAEENMKADEPKAAEPSKKAEEAPHKTEDPPKLMKPTFVL comes from the exons ATGGTTGAGAGTATGAAGAAAGTTGCAAAACTGGATGCTGAACTGACAGTGGAGGAAAGGAACTTGCTTTCTGTTGGTTACAAGAACGTAATTGGAGCTCGACGGGCTTCATGGCGTATTATGTCTTCGATAGAGCAGAAAGAAGAGTCGAAAGGGAATGACAACAATGTCAAGCTGATAAAGGGCTACAGGCAGAAAGTAGAAGAAGAGTTGTCCAAGATTTGCCATGATATTCTTGAAATCATAGACAAACATCTAATTCCATCTTCTGCCACTGGAGAAGCTACTGTCTTTTATTACAAAAT GAAAGGCGATTATTATCGTTACCTTGCTGAGTTCAAGACTGATCAGGAAAAGAAAGAGGCTTCTGAACAATCATTGAAGGGCTATGAG GCTGCCACTGCCACTGCAAACTCTGATCTGCCTTCAACACATCCGATCAGGCTTGGTCTTGCTTTGAACTACTCTGTATtctactatgagatcatgaattCCCCGGAAAG GGCTTGTCACTTGGCTAAACAAGCTTTCGACGAGGCAATAGCAGAGCTGGACACTTTGAGTGAAGAATCGTACAAAGACAGTACCTTAATAATGCAGCTATTGAGAGACAACCTCACACTGTGGACCTCTGATTTGCCCGAAGACGGAG CTGAAGAGAATATGAAAGCTGATGAACCCAAAGCAGCAGAACCTTCGAAAAAAGCAGAAGAAGCGCCTCATAAAACAGAAGATCCGCCTAAA TTGATGAAACCAACTTTTGTGCTCTGA
- the LOC107867397 gene encoding 14-3-3-like protein GF14 iota isoform X4: MSKEKERETHVYTAKLAEQAERYDEMVESMKKVAKLDAELTVEERNLLSVGYKNVIGARRASWRIMSSIEQKEESKGNDNNVKLIKGYRQKVEEELSKICHDILEIIDKHLIPSSATGEATVFYYKMKGDYYRYLAEFKTDQEKKEASEQSLKGYEAATATANSDLPSTHPIRLGLALNYSVFYYEIMNSPERACHLAKQAFDEAIAELDTLSEESYKDSTLIMQLLRDNLTLWTSDLPEDGAEENMKADEPKAAEPSKKAEEAPHKTEDPPK, translated from the exons atgtcaaaggaaaaggaaagagaaacTCATGTTTACACGGCTAAGCTCGCTGAACAAGCTGAACGTTATGATG AAATGGTTGAGAGTATGAAGAAAGTTGCAAAACTGGATGCTGAACTGACAGTGGAGGAAAGGAACTTGCTTTCTGTTGGTTACAAGAACGTAATTGGAGCTCGACGGGCTTCATGGCGTATTATGTCTTCGATAGAGCAGAAAGAAGAGTCGAAAGGGAATGACAACAATGTCAAGCTGATAAAGGGCTACAGGCAGAAAGTAGAAGAAGAGTTGTCCAAGATTTGCCATGATATTCTTGAAATCATAGACAAACATCTAATTCCATCTTCTGCCACTGGAGAAGCTACTGTCTTTTATTACAAAAT GAAAGGCGATTATTATCGTTACCTTGCTGAGTTCAAGACTGATCAGGAAAAGAAAGAGGCTTCTGAACAATCATTGAAGGGCTATGAG GCTGCCACTGCCACTGCAAACTCTGATCTGCCTTCAACACATCCGATCAGGCTTGGTCTTGCTTTGAACTACTCTGTATtctactatgagatcatgaattCCCCGGAAAG GGCTTGTCACTTGGCTAAACAAGCTTTCGACGAGGCAATAGCAGAGCTGGACACTTTGAGTGAAGAATCGTACAAAGACAGTACCTTAATAATGCAGCTATTGAGAGACAACCTCACACTGTGGACCTCTGATTTGCCCGAAGACGGAG CTGAAGAGAATATGAAAGCTGATGAACCCAAAGCAGCAGAACCTTCGAAAAAAGCAGAAGAAGCGCCTCATAAAACAGAAGATCCGCCTAAA TAA
- the LOC107867397 gene encoding 14-3-3-like protein GF14 iota isoform X5, whose protein sequence is MLCTDSVKNFHITEMVESMKKVAKLDAELTVEERNLLSVGYKNVIGARRASWRIMSSIEQKEESKGNDNNVKLIKGYRQKVEEELSKICHDILEIIDKHLIPSSATGEATVFYYKMKGDYYRYLAEFKTDQEKKEASEQSLKGYEAATATANSDLPSTHPIRLGLALNYSVFYYEIMNSPERACHLAKQAFDEAIAELDTLSEESYKDSTLIMQLLRDNLTLWTSDLPEDGAEENMKADEPKAAEPSKKAEEAPHKTEDPPKLMKPTFVL, encoded by the exons ATGTTATGCACTGATAGTGTAAAGAATTTTCACATCACCG AAATGGTTGAGAGTATGAAGAAAGTTGCAAAACTGGATGCTGAACTGACAGTGGAGGAAAGGAACTTGCTTTCTGTTGGTTACAAGAACGTAATTGGAGCTCGACGGGCTTCATGGCGTATTATGTCTTCGATAGAGCAGAAAGAAGAGTCGAAAGGGAATGACAACAATGTCAAGCTGATAAAGGGCTACAGGCAGAAAGTAGAAGAAGAGTTGTCCAAGATTTGCCATGATATTCTTGAAATCATAGACAAACATCTAATTCCATCTTCTGCCACTGGAGAAGCTACTGTCTTTTATTACAAAAT GAAAGGCGATTATTATCGTTACCTTGCTGAGTTCAAGACTGATCAGGAAAAGAAAGAGGCTTCTGAACAATCATTGAAGGGCTATGAG GCTGCCACTGCCACTGCAAACTCTGATCTGCCTTCAACACATCCGATCAGGCTTGGTCTTGCTTTGAACTACTCTGTATtctactatgagatcatgaattCCCCGGAAAG GGCTTGTCACTTGGCTAAACAAGCTTTCGACGAGGCAATAGCAGAGCTGGACACTTTGAGTGAAGAATCGTACAAAGACAGTACCTTAATAATGCAGCTATTGAGAGACAACCTCACACTGTGGACCTCTGATTTGCCCGAAGACGGAG CTGAAGAGAATATGAAAGCTGATGAACCCAAAGCAGCAGAACCTTCGAAAAAAGCAGAAGAAGCGCCTCATAAAACAGAAGATCCGCCTAAA TTGATGAAACCAACTTTTGTGCTCTGA
- the LOC107867397 gene encoding 14-3-3-like protein GF14 iota isoform X1, whose product MSKEKERETHVYTAKLAEQAERYDEMVESMKKVAKLDAELTVEERNLLSVGYKNVIGARRASWRIMSSIEQKEESKGNDNNVKLIKGYRQKVEEELSKICHDILEIIDKHLIPSSATGEATVFYYKMKGDYYRYLAEFKTDQEKKEASEQSLKGYEAATATANSDLPSTHPIRLGLALNYSVFYYEIMNSPERACHLAKQAFDEAIAELDTLSEESYKDSTLIMQLLRDNLTLWTSDLPEDGAEENMKADEPKAAEPSKKAEEAPHKTEDPPKLMKPTFVL is encoded by the exons atgtcaaaggaaaaggaaagagaaacTCATGTTTACACGGCTAAGCTCGCTGAACAAGCTGAACGTTATGATG AAATGGTTGAGAGTATGAAGAAAGTTGCAAAACTGGATGCTGAACTGACAGTGGAGGAAAGGAACTTGCTTTCTGTTGGTTACAAGAACGTAATTGGAGCTCGACGGGCTTCATGGCGTATTATGTCTTCGATAGAGCAGAAAGAAGAGTCGAAAGGGAATGACAACAATGTCAAGCTGATAAAGGGCTACAGGCAGAAAGTAGAAGAAGAGTTGTCCAAGATTTGCCATGATATTCTTGAAATCATAGACAAACATCTAATTCCATCTTCTGCCACTGGAGAAGCTACTGTCTTTTATTACAAAAT GAAAGGCGATTATTATCGTTACCTTGCTGAGTTCAAGACTGATCAGGAAAAGAAAGAGGCTTCTGAACAATCATTGAAGGGCTATGAG GCTGCCACTGCCACTGCAAACTCTGATCTGCCTTCAACACATCCGATCAGGCTTGGTCTTGCTTTGAACTACTCTGTATtctactatgagatcatgaattCCCCGGAAAG GGCTTGTCACTTGGCTAAACAAGCTTTCGACGAGGCAATAGCAGAGCTGGACACTTTGAGTGAAGAATCGTACAAAGACAGTACCTTAATAATGCAGCTATTGAGAGACAACCTCACACTGTGGACCTCTGATTTGCCCGAAGACGGAG CTGAAGAGAATATGAAAGCTGATGAACCCAAAGCAGCAGAACCTTCGAAAAAAGCAGAAGAAGCGCCTCATAAAACAGAAGATCCGCCTAAA TTGATGAAACCAACTTTTGTGCTCTGA